From one Paramormyrops kingsleyae isolate MSU_618 chromosome 1, PKINGS_0.4, whole genome shotgun sequence genomic stretch:
- the yaf2 gene encoding YY1-associated factor 2, which translates to MGDKKSPTRPKRQPKPSSDEGYWDCSVCTFRNSAEAFKCMMCDVRKGTSTRKPRPVSQLVAQQVTPQFASPTQPKKEKREKTDKEKNEKEPAVKKNSQKKMRPRLKNVDRSSAQHLEVTVGDLTVIITDFKEKTKPPASSSAASADQHSQSGSSSDNTERGLSRSSSPRGEGSSINGESH; encoded by the exons ATGGGAGACAAGAAGAGCCCGACAAG GCCGAAGCGGCAGCCGAAGCCTTCCTCCGACGAAGGCTACTGGGACTGTAGCGTCTGTACGTTTCGGAACAGCGCCGAGGCTTTCAAGTGCATGATGTGCGATGTGAGAAAGGGGACATCCACACG GAAGCCCCGTCCAGTCTCTCAGTTGGTCGCGCAGCAAGTAACCCCGCAGTTTGCCTCCCCCACGCAAccgaagaaagaaaaaagagagaaaacgGATAAAGAAAAGAATGAAAAGGAGCCAGCGGTCAAAAAAAACAGCCAGAAGAAGATGAG GCCAAGATTAAAAAACGTGGACAGGAGCAGCGCACAGCACTTGGAAGTCACAGTCGGAGACCTGACTGTTATTATCACGGACTTTAAGGAGAAAACAAAGCCACCAGCGTCCTCCAGCGCGGCGTCGGCAGACCAGCACAGCCAAAGTGGCTCCAGTTCCGACAACACCGAGCGAGGTCTCTCCCGGTCGTCCTCGCCCCGGGGAGAGGGATCGTCAATCAACGGGGAATCCCActag